One region of Brachybacterium saurashtrense genomic DNA includes:
- a CDS encoding phosphoribosyltransferase yields MTQAYHADSSDLVEKEVLTWELFGTASRQLAQTIADSDFTPEIIIAVARGGLLPAGSLSYALGVKLSDAINVEFYTDVHETLPDPVLLAPMLDTESIRGKRLLVVDDVADSGRTLALVLDLLREMGADARSAVLYAKSASVVDPDFVWRRTDEWIVFPWSAEPPVTATEE; encoded by the coding sequence ATGACGCAGGCCTACCACGCCGATTCCTCCGACCTCGTCGAGAAGGAGGTGCTCACGTGGGAGCTGTTCGGGACCGCCTCCCGGCAGCTGGCGCAGACGATCGCCGACTCCGACTTCACGCCGGAGATCATCATCGCCGTGGCCCGCGGCGGTCTGCTGCCGGCCGGCTCGCTCTCCTACGCGCTCGGGGTGAAGCTCTCCGATGCCATCAACGTCGAGTTCTACACCGACGTGCACGAGACGCTCCCGGACCCGGTGCTGCTCGCGCCGATGCTCGACACCGAGTCGATCCGGGGCAAGCGCCTGCTGGTGGTCGACGACGTGGCCGATTCGGGCCGCACCCTCGCGCTCGTGCTCGACCTGCTGCGCGAGATGGGCGCCGACGCCCGCAGCGCGGTGCTCTACGCGAAGTCCGCCTCGGTGGTGGACCCGGACTTCGTGTGGCGCCGCACGGACGAGTGGATCGTCTTCCCGTGGTCGGCCGAGCCGCCGGTCACCGCGACGGAGGAGTGA
- a CDS encoding DeoR/GlpR family DNA-binding transcription regulator, with protein MYAAERRRLILEELTSTGRITVADLSARHEVATETIRRDLDELAERGLLERVHGGAIPRREAEPDLEARRVTHIDAKRRIALAAAALLPRDEQAAVLLDAGTSTAELLPHLAGRRGPVITNAPAIAQGALVHTDLAVHVLPGRVRPTTQAAVGAATVDALRALHPRVVFLGCNGLDAEGATTPDPDEAAVKTAMVRSAAQRVVLADSSKLGARHLVRFAALEDVDALVTDAAPPEPLRRALAEAGVEVHLA; from the coding sequence ATGTATGCCGCAGAGAGACGCCGTCTGATCCTCGAGGAGCTCACGAGCACGGGCCGGATCACCGTCGCGGACCTGTCCGCCCGGCACGAGGTCGCCACCGAGACCATCCGGCGGGACCTCGACGAGCTCGCCGAACGCGGCCTGCTCGAGCGCGTGCACGGCGGGGCGATCCCCCGCCGCGAGGCTGAGCCGGATCTCGAGGCCCGCCGCGTCACCCACATCGACGCCAAGCGCCGCATCGCCCTCGCCGCCGCCGCCCTGCTGCCCCGCGACGAGCAGGCCGCGGTGCTGCTGGACGCCGGCACCAGCACCGCCGAGCTCCTCCCCCATCTCGCCGGACGGCGCGGCCCCGTGATCACCAACGCCCCCGCCATCGCGCAGGGCGCCCTGGTCCACACCGATCTCGCGGTGCACGTGCTGCCTGGCCGGGTGCGCCCCACCACGCAGGCCGCCGTGGGGGCCGCCACCGTGGACGCCCTGCGGGCGCTGCATCCCCGGGTCGTGTTCCTGGGCTGCAACGGTCTGGACGCCGAGGGGGCCACCACCCCGGATCCGGACGAGGCCGCGGTGAAGACGGCGATGGTCCGCTCCGCCGCGCAGCGGGTGGTGCTGGCCGACTCCTCCAAGCTCGGCGCCCGCCACCTGGTGCGCTTCGCCGCGCTCGAGGACGTCGACGCGCTGGTCACCGACGCCGCGCCGCCGGAGCCGCTGCGCCGCGCGCTCGCCGAGGCCGGGGTGGAGGTGCACCTGGCATGA
- a CDS encoding 1-phosphofructokinase family hexose kinase, translating to MILTLTANPSLDRTVDLGGPLTPGGVHRIAEESTQPGGKGINVALGVHRAGLPVIAVLPAPADDPLLALLEAEGLPHRASRSTGRVRTNLTVLSTPQLTTKINEPGARLDAAEAAALEELLLEAASPGDRVMLSGSLAPGLPAETYVHLVDRLHARGARVGVDTSDAPLAALAAALPGIAPDVLKPNAEELGQILGTDGVALEQDAADGRLEGIRDAALDLHHRGVGAVLVTLGGAGGLLATEGRAWYSPSPPGPVLSTVGAGDSATAGYLIAQERGADPGARLALALAYGTAAVGLPGTTIPRPEQVRVDAARVRAL from the coding sequence ATGATCCTCACGCTCACCGCCAACCCCTCCCTCGACCGCACGGTCGACCTGGGCGGGCCGCTCACCCCGGGCGGCGTGCACCGCATCGCCGAGGAGTCCACCCAGCCGGGAGGCAAGGGCATCAACGTCGCCCTGGGCGTGCACCGCGCCGGCCTGCCTGTGATCGCCGTGCTGCCCGCCCCCGCGGACGACCCTCTGCTGGCCCTGCTGGAGGCGGAGGGGCTCCCCCACCGCGCCTCCCGGAGCACGGGCCGGGTGCGCACCAACCTCACCGTGCTCTCCACCCCGCAGCTGACCACCAAGATCAACGAGCCGGGCGCACGGCTGGACGCCGCGGAGGCGGCCGCGCTCGAGGAGCTGCTGCTGGAGGCGGCCTCCCCAGGGGACCGCGTGATGCTCTCCGGCTCGCTGGCCCCCGGACTGCCGGCGGAGACGTACGTGCACCTGGTCGACCGCCTGCACGCTCGCGGCGCGCGGGTGGGGGTGGACACCTCCGACGCGCCCCTGGCGGCTCTCGCCGCGGCGCTGCCGGGCATCGCGCCGGACGTCCTCAAGCCCAATGCGGAGGAGCTCGGCCAGATCCTCGGCACCGACGGCGTGGCCCTCGAACAGGACGCCGCCGACGGCCGCCTCGAGGGCATCCGCGACGCCGCGCTGGATCTCCACCACCGCGGCGTGGGTGCCGTGCTGGTCACCCTGGGCGGCGCCGGCGGGCTGCTCGCCACGGAGGGGCGCGCGTGGTACAGCCCGTCCCCGCCCGGCCCTGTCCTCTCCACCGTCGGCGCCGGGGACTCGGCGACCGCCGGCTACCTCATCGCCCAGGAGCGGGGCGCCGACCCCGGCGCCCGCCTCGCCCTCGCGCTCGCCTACGGGACGGCCGCCGTGGGCCTGCCCGGCACCACCATCCCCCGCCCGGAGCAGGTCCGCGTGGACGCGGCCCGCGTGCGCGCCCTCTGA